The proteins below are encoded in one region of Longimicrobiales bacterium:
- a CDS encoding MFS transporter, whose translation MTPTEASGNPPGLVDDDPKRWRMLGLVSAGMLLSLSAWMTATAVGPELQLRWGLSSTQVGWLTTVVQLGFVIGTAAGALFNLADIVSNRAYFTISAALAASANAALLVVPSYEAALAARFATGIFLAGVYPPGMKMISTWFRSARGFAIGTVVGALTVGKATPYLLKAIGGPSVEAVVGGASLAGLLAALIIGVGYREGPYPFPVRAFEWSRVLRLLRHRETMLATGGYLGHMWELYAMWTWISVFLAVAATDQVNHVWVELASFGAIAFGGLGCVWGGMAADRIGRHKVVNLAMTISGVCCVAVGFAFSAPFPVLVALTWVWGFFVVADSAQFSAMVTEVAPPESVGTALMLQTSLGFLLTMVTMQAVPILAEAVQWRWAFAFLALGPVAGIASIVRLARVHSLDSTSVKT comes from the coding sequence GTGACCCCTACAGAGGCCTCCGGAAACCCGCCGGGCCTCGTCGACGACGATCCGAAGCGATGGCGCATGCTCGGCCTCGTCTCGGCTGGCATGCTCCTGTCTCTATCTGCCTGGATGACCGCCACAGCTGTGGGCCCAGAGCTTCAGCTGCGTTGGGGTTTGTCGTCCACTCAGGTGGGGTGGCTCACTACGGTGGTCCAGCTCGGCTTTGTGATCGGAACGGCCGCAGGGGCGCTCTTCAACCTCGCGGACATTGTTTCGAATCGGGCCTATTTCACAATATCCGCAGCACTCGCGGCCTCGGCTAATGCCGCTTTGTTGGTCGTTCCATCCTACGAAGCTGCGCTGGCCGCCAGGTTCGCCACAGGGATCTTCCTGGCCGGTGTATATCCACCAGGCATGAAAATGATCTCCACCTGGTTCCGGTCTGCCCGTGGCTTCGCGATCGGGACGGTCGTGGGTGCGCTCACGGTGGGGAAGGCTACGCCGTATCTCTTGAAAGCCATCGGCGGCCCGAGTGTGGAGGCGGTTGTCGGGGGCGCGTCCCTCGCTGGACTGCTCGCGGCCTTGATCATCGGCGTCGGCTACCGTGAGGGGCCTTATCCGTTTCCGGTCCGAGCCTTTGAGTGGAGCCGTGTACTGCGCCTCCTGAGGCACAGAGAGACCATGCTCGCCACCGGTGGCTACTTGGGGCATATGTGGGAGCTGTATGCCATGTGGACATGGATCTCCGTATTTCTCGCGGTAGCGGCCACCGACCAGGTCAACCACGTATGGGTTGAGCTGGCCTCATTCGGTGCGATCGCTTTTGGGGGACTCGGGTGCGTGTGGGGTGGAATGGCGGCAGATCGGATCGGGCGCCACAAGGTCGTGAACCTGGCCATGACGATCAGTGGTGTGTGTTGTGTCGCCGTCGGGTTCGCCTTTTCGGCACCGTTCCCCGTCCTGGTTGCCTTAACCTGGGTGTGGGGCTTTTTCGTCGTGGCAGACTCGGCGCAATTCAGTGCGATGGTGACAGAAGTGGCTCCGCCCGAATCCGTGGGGACCGCCCTCATGCTGCAAACGTCGCTGGGCTTCCTGTTGACCATGGTCACCATGCAAGCCGTTCCGATATTGGCCGAGGCGGTGCAATGGCGGTGGGCCTTCGCCTTCTTGGCGCTCGGGCCCGTCGCGGGCATTGCCAGCATCGTTCGCCTGGCCCGGGTTCATTCTCTAGATTCGACTTCTGTCAAAACGTGA
- a CDS encoding proline dehydrogenase family protein codes for MMRNALLWASTNPFLAERLPQYGFVKRATERFMPGEGLNDALGEASTLEATGANTTVTLLGENLASVDEADGVVEHYLDVLGEIKSKKLSTEVSIKPTQLGLDFGANGAQERLDTLISATDSLVWIDMEGSDYVDATLDMFKASRAKHENVGLCIQSYLHRTKGDLEELLPLDPSIRLVKGAYNEPESVAFPRKTDVDQNFIRLTSMLLRAKANGGRGRPVLGTHDPRMIGEANRMAYELDLEKDAHEFAMLYGITRGEQERLVRDGRALRVLISYGSAWFPWYMRRLAERPANVWFVMKQLVR; via the coding sequence ATGATGCGCAACGCGCTGTTGTGGGCTTCCACAAACCCGTTCCTCGCCGAGCGACTCCCCCAATACGGATTCGTGAAGCGCGCCACAGAACGATTCATGCCAGGCGAAGGCTTGAACGATGCCCTCGGTGAGGCGAGCACGCTTGAAGCGACAGGGGCAAATACCACCGTCACGCTTCTCGGCGAGAACCTCGCATCCGTGGACGAAGCAGACGGAGTCGTCGAGCACTACCTCGACGTACTGGGCGAGATCAAGTCGAAGAAGCTCAGCACGGAGGTCTCCATCAAGCCGACCCAGCTCGGCCTAGATTTCGGGGCCAACGGGGCTCAGGAGCGCCTGGATACGCTGATCAGCGCCACGGATTCGTTGGTCTGGATCGACATGGAGGGCTCTGACTACGTCGATGCGACCCTCGACATGTTCAAGGCCTCTCGCGCGAAACACGAGAACGTGGGTCTATGCATCCAATCGTACCTGCACCGCACAAAGGGAGACCTGGAAGAACTGCTCCCACTCGATCCGTCGATCCGACTGGTAAAGGGTGCGTACAACGAACCGGAGAGTGTCGCGTTCCCTCGGAAGACCGATGTGGATCAAAATTTCATTCGGTTGACCAGTATGCTTTTGCGGGCAAAAGCCAACGGGGGGAGGGGGAGACCGGTGTTGGGCACCCACGACCCCAGAATGATCGGCGAGGCCAACCGAATGGCGTATGAGCTGGATCTGGAGAAGGACGCACACGAGTTCGCCATGCTGTACGGCATCACGCGAGGAGAACAGGAGCGCTTGGTGCGGGACGGGCGCGCACTCCGCGTCCTCATCAGCTACGGGTCGGCCTGGTTCCCTTGGTACATGCGACGCCTCGCGGAACGACCAGCGAACGTCTGGTTCGTGATGAAGCAGCTCGTCCGGTAG
- a CDS encoding M55 family metallopeptidase has product MTARVLRILLVAIAAVLAPCVGAAQEQVKIFISVDMEGIGGIGTGAMASSGGKDYATGRQLMTAEVNTVIEEIFARDPGAEILVNDSHGDMQNLLHTQLDPRVTYIQGSIKPLGMVQGLDASFDGAIFIGYHAKAGDPDGFLAHTGTGSVKGLWLNDIEVGEGGMNAAFAGSHGVPVLLASGDSAAAAELSALLGAETVTTKTAETPASARLIHPEVVRERLREGVKTALERLDNDGYEVFDVGDPVVLRMRFTSTLHVDVLQSIPGVKKLDGYTIEYSARSASEAYRLIRLMYRFVSV; this is encoded by the coding sequence ATGACCGCCCGGGTCTTGAGGATCCTGCTTGTGGCGATTGCGGCGGTCTTGGCGCCGTGTGTAGGCGCAGCGCAGGAGCAGGTGAAGATTTTTATCTCGGTCGACATGGAAGGCATCGGTGGAATCGGTACCGGTGCGATGGCGTCCTCGGGCGGGAAGGACTACGCGACCGGCCGGCAACTCATGACCGCTGAGGTCAACACGGTCATTGAGGAGATCTTCGCGCGGGACCCAGGTGCGGAAATCTTGGTCAACGACTCACACGGTGACATGCAGAACCTGCTTCACACCCAACTCGATCCACGGGTGACGTACATCCAGGGGTCGATCAAGCCGCTCGGAATGGTCCAAGGCCTCGATGCATCGTTCGACGGGGCCATCTTCATCGGATATCACGCGAAGGCAGGTGACCCAGACGGATTCCTCGCCCACACGGGAACAGGATCCGTGAAAGGCCTGTGGCTGAACGACATCGAGGTCGGCGAGGGTGGGATGAATGCCGCTTTCGCTGGGAGTCACGGAGTGCCCGTCCTCCTCGCGTCAGGCGATTCCGCTGCTGCGGCTGAACTGAGTGCGCTGCTCGGAGCAGAGACTGTTACGACGAAGACTGCCGAGACACCGGCGTCCGCTCGACTCATCCACCCGGAGGTTGTGAGGGAACGCCTTCGCGAAGGGGTGAAGACTGCCCTCGAACGTCTCGACAACGACGGCTATGAAGTATTCGACGTGGGCGACCCTGTGGTCCTCCGCATGCGGTTCACATCCACGCTGCATGTGGACGTGCTCCAGTCGATTCCTGGGGTAAAGAAGCTGGACGGGTATACCATCGAGTACTCCGCTCGCAGCGCAAGCGAAGCGTACCGTCTGATCCGCCTCATGTATCGCTTCGTCAGTGTCTAA